In Magnolia sinica isolate HGM2019 chromosome 12, MsV1, whole genome shotgun sequence, a single genomic region encodes these proteins:
- the LOC131221345 gene encoding probable LRR receptor-like serine/threonine-protein kinase At3g47570 isoform X2, which translates to MDDSNNQTISRRRMELALVPQRGFWSLLLLPFLLPCMNCIRIDSPTLGNETDQLALIAFKDWISEDPFLVFNSWNYSLHFCNWEGVTCSCRHPQRVTSLNLGSHRLVGLMSPHVANLTFLRSINLSNNSFHGEIPREMGRLFWLRDLNLSHNLLQGGIPDNLSNCSELRSIILDENKLVGRIPVELSSLSKLVTLNLGRNNLTGNIPAPLGNLSSLVTLYLYYNGVEGSIPNELGRLVKLQNLDIYSNNLSGLIPPSLYNLSSIVEFCVTFNRLHGKVPANLGLTLPNLKYLHLSENAFTGPIPVSLPNASKLAVISFANNNFSGPVPGNLGRLQDLHILFGLGNHLGGGEGDHDLTFLTSLTNCSHLEVVHLHSNRLRGELPASIVNLSIHLKILELGENPISGSIPTDISNLFNLNRFGVYRSFVMGIIPIGVGKLQNLQGLYLYSNRLSGQIPSSVGNITRLVKLYLDGNCLQGSIPSSLGNCRHLETLVLSRNKLNGTIPKEILSIHSLVTLNIDQNSLVGSLPPVVGKSELLQYLFAADNKLMGEIPSEINNCLSLEVLNLSNNLFQGAIPPGLSNLKGIKLLDFSHNNLSGHIPVALEKFPILEYLDLSSNNLNGPVPTQGVFQNSSKFSVLRNKELCGGVPQLRLPACPRKAPKKHGMSISLRVIISMVSVVLGLILSSFLFATLFRVSRKANKRPLPDFFLEGQFLNVSYADLFKATGGFSLDNLIGVGSYGSVYKGLLDHDQTCVVVKVFNLQQRGASRSFMVECEALRNIRHRNLVKIITACSSINFEGNEFKALVFEYMPNGSLEKWLHPSVHGKQELWSLNLIQRLDIAIDVASALEYLHHHCHMQVIHRDLKPSNVLLDDDMHAHVGDFGIAGFLSSANTSQDQTRSSGIKGSVGYVPPDA; encoded by the exons ATGGACGATTCAAATAATCAGACCATCTCAAGAAGAAGAATGGAGCTTGCACTTGTACCTCAACGGGGATTTTGGTCATTACTCCTCCTTCCCTTCCTTCTCCCATGCATGAACTGCATACGAATTGATTCCCCCACCTTGGGAAATGAGACGGATCAACTTGCTTTGATCGCATTCAAGGATTGGATATCTGAAGATCCTTTCCTCGTCTTCAACTCATGGAACTATTCCCTCCATTTCTGCAACTGGGAAGGAGTCACATGCAGTTGCAGGCATCCTCAAAGAGTCACCTCCTTGAATCTTGGGTCTCACAGATTGGTGGGGCTCATGTCACCTCACGTAGCAAACCTCACCTTCCTGAGAAGTATCAACCTCTCGAACAACAGCTtccatggtgaaatcccacgagAAATGGGCCGGCTCTTCTGGCTTCGAGATCTTAATCTGAGTCATAATCTGCTGCAAGGAGGAATCCCCGACAATCTGTCCAACTGCTCGGAACTCAGATCTATCATTTTAGATGAAAACAAGCTCGTGGGGAGAATTCCAGTCGAGCTTAGCTCACTGTCAAAGCTCGTGACATTGAATCTTGGCCGTAACAATCTCACCGGTAACATCCCAGCACCACTCGGGAACCTCTCGTCTCTTGTTACTCTCTATCTATATTATAATGGTGTGGAAGGAAGCATCCCAAATGAGCTAGGACGGCTAGTGAAGTTACAAAATCTTGATATATATTCAAATAACCTGTCTGGTCTCATCCCACCATCGCTTTACAACCTTTCATCCATCGTTGAGTTCTGTGTGACATTTAACCGACTTCATGGAAAGGTTCCAGCCAATCTCGGTCTCACCCTTCCTAATCTCAAATATCTTCACCTTTCAGAAAATGCATTTACGGGGCCAATACCAGTTTCATTACCCAATGCTTCAAAACTTGCTGTTATTAGTTTTGCTAATAATAATTTTAGTGGACCTGTTCCTGGAAATTTGGGAAGATTGCAGGATCTCCATATCCTATTTGGACTTGGTAATCATCTTGGAGGTGGAGAAGGAGATCATGACTTGACTTTCCTCACTTCTTTGACCAATTGCAGTCATTTGGAAGTAGTACATCTCCATTCCAATCGACTGAGAGGAGAACTTCCTGCCAGCATTGTCAATCTCTCTATCCACCTAAAAATACTAGAGTTAGGAGAAAACCCAATATCTGGAAGCATCCCAACAGATATTAGTAATCTCTTCAACTTAAATAGGTTTGGTGTATATAGGAGCTTTGTGATGGGTATTATTCCTATTGGTGTTGGGAAGCTTCAAAATTTGCAGGGATTGTATTTGTACAGCAACAGACTTTCAGGACAAATCCCATCCTCCGTTGGCAACATCACTCGGTTGGTTAAACTCTATTTAGATGGAAATTGTTTGCAAGGAAGCATCCCCTCGAGTCTGGGAAACTGTCGTCATCTTGAAACATTGGTTCTTAGTAGAAACAAGCTGAATGGTACCATACCCAAAGAAATTTTAAGTATTCATTCCCTGGTCACACTTAATATAGACCAGAATTCTTTGGTTGGATCTCTACCACCAGTCGTTGGTAAGTCGGAACTACTTCAATATTTGTTTGCTGCTGACAACAAATTGATGGGTGAAATTCCTAGTGAGATAAACAATTGTCTGAGCCTTGAAGTCCTCAATTTGAGTAATAACTTATTTCAAGGAGCCATTCCTCCGGGTTTGAGCAACTTAAAAGGTATTAAATTGCTAGATTTTTCTCATAATAATTTGTCTGGGCATATTCCAGTAGCTCTAGAGAAATTTCCAATTCTGGAGTACTTGGACTTGTCATCCAATAATCTCAATGGCCCAGTCCCAACTCAAGGGGTTTTCCAAAATTCAAGCAAATTTTCAGTCCTTAGAAACAAGGAGCTTTGTGGAGGTGTCCCACAATTACGGCTGCCAGCATGCCCAAGGAAAGCTCCTAAGAAACATGGAATGTCGATCTCTCTAAGAGTAATAATCTCCATGGTCAGTGTAGTTTTGGGTTTGATTCTTTCATCATTTCTCTTTGCTACACTTTTTCGGGTGAGTAGAAAGGCAAACAAGAGGCCCTTGCCTGACTTTTTCTTGGAGGGCCAATTTTTAAATGTTTCTTATGCGGATCTCTTTAAAGCGACTGGTGGGTTCTCTTTGGATAATTTGATTGGTGTGGGAAGTTATGGTTCTGTATACAAAGGGCTTCTAGATCACGATCAAACATGTGTTGTAGTGAAAGTTTTCAATCTACAACAACGTGGTGCTTCTAGGAGTTTCATGGTCGAATGTGAAGCCTTGAGAAATATCCGGCATCGGAATCTAGTTAAAATCATAACTGCTTGCTCAAGCATTAATTTTGAAGGCAATGAATTCAAAGCTCTAGTATTTGAGTACATGCCTAATGGGAGTCTAGAGAAGTGGTTGCATCCAAGTGTACATGGGAAGCAAGAGTTGTGGAGCTTGAACCTTATTCAAAGGCTAGATATAGCCATTGATGTTGCTTCTGCATTGGAGTATCTTCATCACCATTGCCACATGCAGGTCATTCATCGTGATCTAAAACCAAGCAATGTCCTACTGGATGATGACATGCACGCCCATGTGGGTGATTTTGGAATAGCAGGATTCCTTTCTAGTGCTAATACCTCTCAAGATCAAACCAGGTCATCTGGGATAAAGGGATCTGTTGGCTATGTTCCTCCAG ATGCATGA
- the LOC131221345 gene encoding probable LRR receptor-like serine/threonine-protein kinase At3g47570 isoform X1 has product MDDSNNQTISRRRMELALVPQRGFWSLLLLPFLLPCMNCIRIDSPTLGNETDQLALIAFKDWISEDPFLVFNSWNYSLHFCNWEGVTCSCRHPQRVTSLNLGSHRLVGLMSPHVANLTFLRSINLSNNSFHGEIPREMGRLFWLRDLNLSHNLLQGGIPDNLSNCSELRSIILDENKLVGRIPVELSSLSKLVTLNLGRNNLTGNIPAPLGNLSSLVTLYLYYNGVEGSIPNELGRLVKLQNLDIYSNNLSGLIPPSLYNLSSIVEFCVTFNRLHGKVPANLGLTLPNLKYLHLSENAFTGPIPVSLPNASKLAVISFANNNFSGPVPGNLGRLQDLHILFGLGNHLGGGEGDHDLTFLTSLTNCSHLEVVHLHSNRLRGELPASIVNLSIHLKILELGENPISGSIPTDISNLFNLNRFGVYRSFVMGIIPIGVGKLQNLQGLYLYSNRLSGQIPSSVGNITRLVKLYLDGNCLQGSIPSSLGNCRHLETLVLSRNKLNGTIPKEILSIHSLVTLNIDQNSLVGSLPPVVGKSELLQYLFAADNKLMGEIPSEINNCLSLEVLNLSNNLFQGAIPPGLSNLKGIKLLDFSHNNLSGHIPVALEKFPILEYLDLSSNNLNGPVPTQGVFQNSSKFSVLRNKELCGGVPQLRLPACPRKAPKKHGMSISLRVIISMVSVVLGLILSSFLFATLFRVSRKANKRPLPDFFLEGQFLNVSYADLFKATGGFSLDNLIGVGSYGSVYKGLLDHDQTCVVVKVFNLQQRGASRSFMVECEALRNIRHRNLVKIITACSSINFEGNEFKALVFEYMPNGSLEKWLHPSVHGKQELWSLNLIQRLDIAIDVASALEYLHHHCHMQVIHRDLKPSNVLLDDDMHAHVGDFGIAGFLSSANTSQDQTRSSGIKGSVGYVPPEYGMGGKVSTRGDVYSYGILLLEMFMGKRPTDYLFKDGLSLHEFAKMALPDQVMRIVDRQLLSEEVQALSNKKQSNTFPSKMQECLVSIVKIGVACSVESPSERMNMRDIVVEMHAIRDLYIGFEIHRDNHD; this is encoded by the exons ATGGACGATTCAAATAATCAGACCATCTCAAGAAGAAGAATGGAGCTTGCACTTGTACCTCAACGGGGATTTTGGTCATTACTCCTCCTTCCCTTCCTTCTCCCATGCATGAACTGCATACGAATTGATTCCCCCACCTTGGGAAATGAGACGGATCAACTTGCTTTGATCGCATTCAAGGATTGGATATCTGAAGATCCTTTCCTCGTCTTCAACTCATGGAACTATTCCCTCCATTTCTGCAACTGGGAAGGAGTCACATGCAGTTGCAGGCATCCTCAAAGAGTCACCTCCTTGAATCTTGGGTCTCACAGATTGGTGGGGCTCATGTCACCTCACGTAGCAAACCTCACCTTCCTGAGAAGTATCAACCTCTCGAACAACAGCTtccatggtgaaatcccacgagAAATGGGCCGGCTCTTCTGGCTTCGAGATCTTAATCTGAGTCATAATCTGCTGCAAGGAGGAATCCCCGACAATCTGTCCAACTGCTCGGAACTCAGATCTATCATTTTAGATGAAAACAAGCTCGTGGGGAGAATTCCAGTCGAGCTTAGCTCACTGTCAAAGCTCGTGACATTGAATCTTGGCCGTAACAATCTCACCGGTAACATCCCAGCACCACTCGGGAACCTCTCGTCTCTTGTTACTCTCTATCTATATTATAATGGTGTGGAAGGAAGCATCCCAAATGAGCTAGGACGGCTAGTGAAGTTACAAAATCTTGATATATATTCAAATAACCTGTCTGGTCTCATCCCACCATCGCTTTACAACCTTTCATCCATCGTTGAGTTCTGTGTGACATTTAACCGACTTCATGGAAAGGTTCCAGCCAATCTCGGTCTCACCCTTCCTAATCTCAAATATCTTCACCTTTCAGAAAATGCATTTACGGGGCCAATACCAGTTTCATTACCCAATGCTTCAAAACTTGCTGTTATTAGTTTTGCTAATAATAATTTTAGTGGACCTGTTCCTGGAAATTTGGGAAGATTGCAGGATCTCCATATCCTATTTGGACTTGGTAATCATCTTGGAGGTGGAGAAGGAGATCATGACTTGACTTTCCTCACTTCTTTGACCAATTGCAGTCATTTGGAAGTAGTACATCTCCATTCCAATCGACTGAGAGGAGAACTTCCTGCCAGCATTGTCAATCTCTCTATCCACCTAAAAATACTAGAGTTAGGAGAAAACCCAATATCTGGAAGCATCCCAACAGATATTAGTAATCTCTTCAACTTAAATAGGTTTGGTGTATATAGGAGCTTTGTGATGGGTATTATTCCTATTGGTGTTGGGAAGCTTCAAAATTTGCAGGGATTGTATTTGTACAGCAACAGACTTTCAGGACAAATCCCATCCTCCGTTGGCAACATCACTCGGTTGGTTAAACTCTATTTAGATGGAAATTGTTTGCAAGGAAGCATCCCCTCGAGTCTGGGAAACTGTCGTCATCTTGAAACATTGGTTCTTAGTAGAAACAAGCTGAATGGTACCATACCCAAAGAAATTTTAAGTATTCATTCCCTGGTCACACTTAATATAGACCAGAATTCTTTGGTTGGATCTCTACCACCAGTCGTTGGTAAGTCGGAACTACTTCAATATTTGTTTGCTGCTGACAACAAATTGATGGGTGAAATTCCTAGTGAGATAAACAATTGTCTGAGCCTTGAAGTCCTCAATTTGAGTAATAACTTATTTCAAGGAGCCATTCCTCCGGGTTTGAGCAACTTAAAAGGTATTAAATTGCTAGATTTTTCTCATAATAATTTGTCTGGGCATATTCCAGTAGCTCTAGAGAAATTTCCAATTCTGGAGTACTTGGACTTGTCATCCAATAATCTCAATGGCCCAGTCCCAACTCAAGGGGTTTTCCAAAATTCAAGCAAATTTTCAGTCCTTAGAAACAAGGAGCTTTGTGGAGGTGTCCCACAATTACGGCTGCCAGCATGCCCAAGGAAAGCTCCTAAGAAACATGGAATGTCGATCTCTCTAAGAGTAATAATCTCCATGGTCAGTGTAGTTTTGGGTTTGATTCTTTCATCATTTCTCTTTGCTACACTTTTTCGGGTGAGTAGAAAGGCAAACAAGAGGCCCTTGCCTGACTTTTTCTTGGAGGGCCAATTTTTAAATGTTTCTTATGCGGATCTCTTTAAAGCGACTGGTGGGTTCTCTTTGGATAATTTGATTGGTGTGGGAAGTTATGGTTCTGTATACAAAGGGCTTCTAGATCACGATCAAACATGTGTTGTAGTGAAAGTTTTCAATCTACAACAACGTGGTGCTTCTAGGAGTTTCATGGTCGAATGTGAAGCCTTGAGAAATATCCGGCATCGGAATCTAGTTAAAATCATAACTGCTTGCTCAAGCATTAATTTTGAAGGCAATGAATTCAAAGCTCTAGTATTTGAGTACATGCCTAATGGGAGTCTAGAGAAGTGGTTGCATCCAAGTGTACATGGGAAGCAAGAGTTGTGGAGCTTGAACCTTATTCAAAGGCTAGATATAGCCATTGATGTTGCTTCTGCATTGGAGTATCTTCATCACCATTGCCACATGCAGGTCATTCATCGTGATCTAAAACCAAGCAATGTCCTACTGGATGATGACATGCACGCCCATGTGGGTGATTTTGGAATAGCAGGATTCCTTTCTAGTGCTAATACCTCTCAAGATCAAACCAGGTCATCTGGGATAAAGGGATCTGTTGGCTATGTTCCTCCAG AGTATGGAATGGGCGGAAAGGTGTCTACACGTGGAGATGTCTATAGTTATGGGATCCTTCTTTTGGAGATGTTCATGGGGAAGAGACCAACGGATTACTTATTTAAAGACGGCCTGAGCCTTCATGAATTTGCTAAAATGGCTTTGCCTGATCAAGTGATGAGGATTGTAGACCGACAACTGCTCTCAGAAGAAGTTCAAGCTCTGAGCAATAAGAAACAAAGCAACACTTTCCCGAGTAAAATGCAAGAGTGCCTGGTTTCTATAGTTAAAATTGGTGTAGCGTGTTCTGTGGAATCTCCAAGCGAACGAATGAACATGAGAGATATTGTTGTGGAAATGCATGCAATCAGGGATTTATATATTGGGTTCGAGATCCATCGAGACAACCACGATTGA